A window from Herbaspirillum sp. meg3 encodes these proteins:
- a CDS encoding MotA/TolQ/ExbB proton channel family protein: protein MEQTVGFAHYWAQGDAVSHAVAYALLLMSIASWYYILSKTWSSWRIRRSSNALDGFWKAPTLTDAIAAMQDVDSEEIYIPLAVRSSEAASISSKQQGAPSLNAATDPGELITRTLRREINRVSARLERGLTLLASVGSTAPFVGLFGTVWGIYHALAAVSASGAMQIDKVAGPVGEALIMTALGLVVAIPAVLAYNAFTRINRLTLAELDGFAHDLHAYLTTGERVGERQS, encoded by the coding sequence GCACAGGGCGACGCCGTTTCGCATGCCGTCGCTTACGCCTTGCTGCTGATGTCCATCGCCAGCTGGTATTACATCCTTTCCAAAACCTGGAGTTCCTGGCGTATCCGCCGCAGCAGCAATGCACTGGACGGCTTCTGGAAAGCGCCGACGCTGACCGACGCCATCGCCGCCATGCAAGACGTCGACAGCGAAGAAATCTATATCCCCCTGGCGGTGCGCTCGTCCGAAGCTGCCAGCATTTCCTCCAAACAGCAAGGCGCGCCGTCGCTAAACGCCGCCACCGATCCCGGCGAGTTGATCACGCGCACACTGCGCCGTGAAATCAATCGCGTCTCGGCACGGCTTGAGCGCGGTCTGACGCTATTGGCGTCAGTCGGCTCGACCGCGCCTTTCGTCGGCCTGTTCGGTACGGTCTGGGGCATCTATCATGCGCTGGCGGCGGTATCGGCCAGTGGCGCCATGCAAATCGACAAGGTCGCCGGCCCGGTCGGCGAAGCGCTGATCATGACGGCACTCGGCCTGGTGGTGGCGATTCCTGCTGTGCTTGCCTACAACGCCTTCACGCGTATCAACCGTCTGACCTTGGCGGAACTGGATGGCTTTGCCCACGATCTGCACGCTTACCTGACGACCGGCGAACGCGTCGGCGAGAGGCAATCATGA
- a CDS encoding biopolymer transporter ExbD: protein MSFGGFNDNQHSGPMAEINVTPMVDVMLVLLVIFILSAPLFTHSLQLDLPTAKSAPAPEKPQTVSVAIDAAGKLYWQDQPITLAELTNRMRAAAAKQPQPEIQLRADKATRYEVIADVMSAAQSNGLTKLGFVTDPKPDSPAGAEKK, encoded by the coding sequence ATGAGTTTCGGCGGCTTCAACGACAATCAGCATTCTGGCCCGATGGCCGAGATCAACGTCACGCCGATGGTCGACGTGATGCTGGTGCTGCTGGTGATTTTCATCCTCTCGGCACCGCTGTTTACGCACTCTTTGCAGCTCGACCTGCCGACCGCAAAATCCGCGCCGGCGCCGGAAAAACCCCAAACCGTCAGCGTTGCCATCGATGCGGCCGGCAAGCTGTACTGGCAGGATCAGCCCATCACGCTGGCCGAGCTGACCAATCGCATGCGCGCAGCCGCCGCCAAACAGCCGCAGCCGGAAATCCAGCTGCGCGCCGACAAAGCCACGCGTTATGAAGTGATTGCGGATGTCATGTCGGCCGCGCAAAGCAACGGCCTCACCAAACTCGGTTTTGTCACCGACCCCAAACCCGATTCGCCTGCGGGCGCGGAGAAAAAATAA
- a CDS encoding barstar family protein: MPTARLNGELITDWESFHTECEKVFGFPDFYGRNMNAWVDCLSYLRDDDGMSKFVLKENEVLTIEVQHSEKLRAAAPDIVEELQFCVTMINERCEDYEEPATLKLALL; the protein is encoded by the coding sequence ATGCCAACCGCCCGCCTGAATGGCGAACTCATCACCGACTGGGAAAGCTTTCACACCGAGTGCGAGAAAGTATTCGGTTTCCCCGACTTCTACGGCCGCAACATGAACGCCTGGGTCGACTGCCTCAGCTACCTTCGCGATGACGACGGCATGAGCAAGTTCGTACTGAAGGAAAACGAAGTGCTGACGATTGAAGTCCAGCACAGCGAAAAGCTGCGCGCCGCCGCGCCGGACATCGTCGAAGAACTGCAATTTTGCGTCACCATGATCAACGAGCGCTGCGAAGACTACGAAGAGCCAGCAACGCTCAAGTTGGCGCTGCTGTAA
- a CDS encoding phosphodiesterase, with protein sequence MILCQISDLHIKAAGKKSYKVVDTAESLRRCIAQVNQLKQRPDAVVFTGDLVDFGLPEEYAMLRSLLAPLSVPYYLLPGNHDERQALREAFPEHAYLQQGGERIEYVIDGHPLRIVALDTVIPRSSNGELAPASMVWLDRVLSEQPQRPTVIVMHHPPFTTGIGHMDDIGLANPQLLEEVVRRHPQVERVLCGHLHRPITTRFGGTIASTCPGVSHQVVLDLDLQAASQFVMEPPGFQLHLWDERAGLISHTAYVGEFDGPYPFYDGDNLID encoded by the coding sequence ATGATTCTCTGTCAAATTTCCGATCTGCACATCAAGGCGGCAGGCAAGAAATCCTACAAGGTGGTCGATACGGCCGAAAGCCTGCGTCGTTGCATTGCGCAGGTGAACCAGTTGAAACAGCGTCCCGACGCGGTGGTGTTCACGGGTGACCTGGTCGACTTCGGTCTGCCGGAAGAATACGCGATGCTGCGCAGCTTGCTGGCGCCGCTGAGCGTGCCTTACTACCTGTTGCCGGGCAATCATGACGAGCGCCAGGCATTGCGTGAGGCGTTTCCGGAACATGCCTATCTTCAGCAAGGTGGTGAGCGCATCGAATATGTCATCGACGGCCATCCCTTGCGCATCGTTGCGCTGGACACGGTGATTCCACGTTCCAGCAACGGCGAGCTTGCGCCTGCCAGCATGGTCTGGCTGGATCGCGTCCTGAGTGAGCAACCGCAGCGGCCGACGGTGATCGTGATGCATCATCCACCGTTCACGACCGGCATCGGTCACATGGACGATATCGGTCTGGCGAATCCGCAGTTGCTTGAAGAAGTGGTGCGGCGTCATCCTCAGGTGGAGCGCGTCTTGTGCGGTCACTTGCACCGCCCGATCACGACGCGTTTCGGCGGCACGATTGCCTCAACCTGCCCGGGTGTGTCGCATCAGGTGGTGCTGGATCTGGATCTGCAGGCAGCGTCGCAGTTTGTTATGGAACCGCCGGGATTTCAGTTGCATCTGTGGGATGAGCGGGCCGGATTGATCAGTCACACGGCCTACGTTGGCGAGTTCGACGGCCCGTATCCGTTTTATGACGGCGACAATCTGATCGACTGA
- a CDS encoding ABC transporter ATP-binding protein has protein sequence MSSSLSTALKPLSIKLVQCSKTFGNGAPALEPIDLEIHPGETLVLLGPSGCGKTTTLRLIAGLEFPDAGGRVLFGDEDVTDLPIEKRGVGMVFQNYALFPNMTVGENIAYGLKIRKMAAAERLAKIETLLEMVHLQGLSHRRIDQLSGGQKQRVALARALAVEPKVLLLDEPLTALDAKLRETLRADLNQLLRKLGITAIYVTHDQGEAMALGDRVVVMERGKIAQIGSPQDIYYRPVNNFVADFIGTMNRITGIGRAGQLSFSAGALPMAAVKDNQTMTAMFRPEDVDIVPLETVGAEIFGDVMSTFFMGDRTRLLVDIGGEMPVIVETRRRGVWHAGERIGLRVPEHAVMQLPGKPWEGEERA, from the coding sequence ATGAGTTCTTCCCTGTCGACTGCGCTGAAACCGCTGTCTATCAAATTGGTTCAGTGTTCCAAGACTTTCGGCAATGGCGCACCTGCGCTTGAGCCGATTGATCTGGAAATTCATCCCGGTGAAACGCTGGTTCTGCTCGGACCGTCGGGCTGCGGCAAGACGACGACCTTGCGCCTGATTGCCGGCCTGGAGTTTCCCGACGCCGGCGGCCGGGTACTCTTCGGCGATGAAGATGTCACCGACTTGCCGATCGAGAAGCGCGGTGTCGGCATGGTGTTCCAGAACTATGCCTTGTTCCCCAACATGACCGTCGGCGAGAACATCGCTTACGGCCTCAAGATTCGCAAGATGGCAGCCGCCGAGCGGCTGGCAAAGATCGAGACACTGTTGGAGATGGTGCATCTGCAAGGGCTGAGCCATCGCCGCATCGATCAGTTGTCGGGTGGGCAGAAGCAGCGTGTCGCCTTGGCGCGCGCACTGGCGGTCGAGCCGAAGGTTCTGCTGCTGGACGAGCCGCTGACGGCGCTTGATGCCAAGCTGCGCGAAACCCTGCGCGCGGACCTCAATCAATTGCTGCGCAAACTTGGCATCACGGCGATTTACGTCACCCATGATCAGGGCGAAGCCATGGCGCTGGGCGACCGCGTGGTGGTCATGGAACGCGGCAAGATCGCACAGATCGGCAGTCCGCAAGACATCTACTATCGTCCGGTCAACAACTTCGTCGCCGACTTCATCGGCACGATGAATCGCATCACCGGCATCGGGCGCGCAGGTCAATTGTCGTTTTCCGCCGGTGCGCTGCCAATGGCTGCGGTGAAGGATAACCAGACCATGACGGCGATGTTTCGTCCTGAAGACGTCGACATCGTGCCACTGGAAACCGTGGGGGCGGAAATCTTCGGCGACGTCATGTCGACCTTCTTCATGGGCGACCGCACACGCTTGCTGGTGGACATCGGCGGCGAGATGCCGGTCATCGTGGAAACGCGCCGCCGCGGCGTCTGGCACGCCGGCGAGCGCATCGGCCTGCGCGTGCCTGAACATGCGGTCATGCAACTGCCGGGCAAGCCATGGGAAGGAGAGGAACGCGCATGA
- a CDS encoding ABC transporter permease: MKHSFRFYLQLAFTLLVCAFLIVPVVLSMLAGVTENFFVGLSSGFTLRWVAQVWDTYQMTIWRSIVIALACLAVTLIVGVPLAYMLARYKGGNSRLARVFEELLMMPVAVPGLATALALIMAYGQYRAFRSSLLFILVGHVLFTLPFMVRPVLAVMQSSQLAVLEEAAASLGASMSQRFFGVVVPNVMSGILAGALMVVTLSVGEFNITWMLHTPLTMTLPVGLADSYASMRLEVGSAYTLIFLFMIIPLLIAMQWVTQTTRTRVRL, translated from the coding sequence ATGAAACATTCTTTTCGTTTTTATCTGCAACTGGCGTTCACCTTGCTGGTGTGCGCTTTCCTGATCGTGCCGGTGGTGCTGTCGATGCTGGCCGGCGTGACGGAGAATTTTTTCGTCGGCTTGTCCAGTGGCTTCACGTTGCGCTGGGTGGCACAGGTGTGGGACACCTATCAGATGACCATCTGGCGTTCCATCGTCATTGCGCTGGCCTGCCTCGCGGTGACGCTGATCGTCGGCGTGCCGCTGGCTTACATGCTGGCACGCTACAAAGGTGGGAATAGCCGTCTGGCGCGCGTGTTTGAAGAGCTGTTGATGATGCCGGTTGCGGTTCCCGGTCTGGCCACGGCATTGGCGCTGATCATGGCTTACGGCCAATACCGGGCGTTTCGCAGCAGTTTGCTGTTCATTCTGGTCGGGCACGTGTTGTTCACGCTGCCGTTCATGGTGCGACCGGTGCTGGCGGTGATGCAATCGTCGCAACTGGCGGTGCTGGAAGAGGCCGCCGCCAGCCTTGGCGCGAGCATGTCGCAGCGGTTCTTTGGTGTGGTGGTGCCCAACGTGATGTCCGGCATTCTTGCCGGTGCACTGATGGTGGTGACCTTGTCCGTTGGTGAGTTCAATATCACCTGGATGCTGCATACACCGCTGACCATGACCTTGCCGGTAGGCCTTGCCGACAGCTACGCATCGATGCGGCTGGAGGTCGGTTCGGCTTACACGCTGATTTTTCTTTTCATGATTATTCCTCTGCTGATCGCCATGCAATGGGTGACGCAGACTACACGCACACGAGTACGGTTATGA
- a CDS encoding iron ABC transporter permease — MSVHVTNKSNRKRPGSKVWLFAVPGMTLFAAFWLLPMLRLVGVGASGPTGAMAYLAVMTNRHYFLSLVSTLVLSGVVTVATLAISSFVGLFLQRNRFPGKPLLLAMLTFPLAFPGVVVGFMVIMLAGRQGLIGALTDKLFGESMVFAYSLAGLFLGYLYFSIPRVILTVIAAAEKLDPSLEEAARSLGASPVRVFLDVMVPALTPALISSGAICFATSVGAFGTAFTLATNIDVLPMAIYNEFTSYANFAMSAALSIVLGLITWIALALARSLSGSTVPATA; from the coding sequence ATGTCGGTGCACGTGACTAATAAGTCCAACCGCAAACGCCCGGGCAGTAAAGTCTGGTTGTTTGCGGTGCCGGGCATGACGCTGTTCGCAGCGTTCTGGCTGCTGCCGATGCTGCGTCTGGTCGGCGTCGGCGCCAGCGGTCCGACGGGAGCGATGGCCTATCTGGCCGTCATGACCAATCGCCACTACTTTTTGAGCCTGGTGTCGACGCTGGTGCTGTCCGGCGTTGTCACCGTGGCGACGCTGGCGATTTCATCCTTCGTCGGTTTATTTTTGCAACGTAACCGTTTTCCCGGCAAGCCGCTGCTGCTGGCGATGCTGACCTTTCCGTTGGCGTTCCCCGGCGTAGTGGTCGGTTTCATGGTCATCATGCTGGCCGGACGGCAGGGCCTGATCGGGGCGCTGACCGACAAGTTGTTCGGCGAGTCGATGGTGTTTGCGTATTCGCTGGCGGGCTTGTTTCTGGGGTATCTGTATTTTTCGATTCCGCGCGTGATTCTCACGGTGATCGCCGCGGCAGAAAAGCTGGATCCTTCACTGGAAGAAGCCGCCCGTTCGCTCGGCGCGAGTCCGGTACGTGTGTTCCTTGACGTCATGGTGCCGGCGCTCACGCCTGCGCTGATTTCGTCCGGGGCGATTTGCTTTGCCACCAGCGTCGGCGCCTTCGGTACGGCGTTCACACTGGCGACCAACATTGATGTCTTGCCGATGGCGATCTATAACGAATTCACCAGCTATGCCAATTTCGCGATGTCGGCAGCCTTGTCCATCGTGCTCGGTCTGATCACCTGGATCGCGCTGGCGCTGGCACGTTCCCTGTCCGGCAGCACTGTGCCGGCGACGGCGTAA
- a CDS encoding ABC transporter substrate-binding protein — translation MRLFAKSSKILQTLAASAALAASFSVAAQNVICYNCPPEWADWATQIKTIKEKTGITVPPDNKNSGQALAQIMAEKASPVADFTYVGVTFGIEAKKNDIITPYKPAGWNDVPAGLKDPEGYWTTIHSGTMGLMVNVDALKGKPVPRSWADLLKPEYKGLIGYLDPASAFVGYVGAVAVNQALGGTLDNFTPGINFFKSLQKNQPIVPKQTSYARLISGEIPILFGYDFDAYRAKYKDKANVAFVIPAEGSVTVPYVVSLVKNGPNQANAKKVLDFLLSNEGQAIWANAYLRPVRASAISKEAEARFLPAADYARAKSVDYGKMAQVQRQFSERYLAEVK, via the coding sequence ATGCGCTTATTTGCAAAATCGTCAAAAATCCTCCAGACGCTGGCAGCCAGCGCCGCGCTCGCGGCCTCGTTCAGCGTTGCCGCGCAAAACGTCATCTGCTACAACTGCCCGCCGGAATGGGCTGACTGGGCTACCCAGATCAAGACCATCAAGGAAAAGACCGGCATCACCGTGCCGCCTGACAACAAGAACAGCGGTCAGGCGCTGGCGCAGATCATGGCTGAAAAGGCCAGCCCGGTTGCCGACTTCACCTACGTTGGCGTGACCTTCGGCATCGAAGCCAAGAAAAACGACATCATCACGCCCTACAAACCAGCCGGATGGAACGACGTGCCTGCGGGTCTGAAAGATCCGGAAGGCTACTGGACCACAATCCACTCGGGCACCATGGGGCTGATGGTCAATGTCGATGCGCTGAAGGGCAAGCCGGTACCGCGCTCGTGGGCGGATCTGCTCAAGCCTGAGTACAAGGGGCTGATCGGCTACCTGGATCCGGCCAGCGCCTTCGTCGGCTATGTCGGCGCCGTGGCGGTGAACCAGGCATTGGGCGGCACGCTGGACAACTTCACACCGGGCATCAACTTCTTCAAGTCGCTGCAAAAAAATCAACCGATTGTGCCGAAGCAAACTTCCTACGCACGTCTGATCTCGGGTGAAATTCCTATCCTGTTCGGCTACGACTTCGACGCTTACCGCGCCAAGTACAAGGACAAAGCCAATGTCGCATTCGTGATTCCGGCAGAAGGCAGCGTTACCGTGCCTTACGTCGTCAGCCTTGTGAAGAACGGCCCGAACCAAGCCAACGCCAAGAAGGTGCTGGACTTCCTGCTGTCGAATGAAGGCCAGGCAATCTGGGCCAACGCTTACCTGCGCCCGGTGCGCGCCTCGGCTATTTCGAAAGAAGCCGAAGCACGCTTCCTGCCTGCAGCTGACTATGCGCGCGCCAAGTCGGTCGACTACGGCAAGATGGCTCAAGTGCAGCGTCAGTTCAGCGAACGTTACCTGGCTGAAGTGAAATAA
- a CDS encoding LacI family DNA-binding transcriptional regulator — MPPSIKQVAQQAGVSTATVSRLLNKPESVSSDTAGKINEAIAALGFRPNFNGRNLRAGRSRTVGVVVPTLSNTVFAQCLQGIELAARSLDYSVMFTATEYRQEDEAAAVDLLLSHRVDGVILTVADASASTTLDVLDSEGIPYVLTYNQPQQASRLSVSVDNRAAAHDAVAHLIALGHTRIQMLSGYFHASDRAIQRYHGYVDAMREHGLTPLTPIEVPRHTGLGVDHLQSFADPRQRPSALFCSNDLLAFAAMRDLRALGLRVPQDISVMGFDGIPLGEMMSPVLASAVQPSEQIGEVALRTLVAAIEQGSPDGAGQPASSILAHAIRHGGSAQMFVP; from the coding sequence GTGCCGCCATCCATCAAACAAGTTGCCCAGCAAGCCGGCGTTTCTACCGCGACGGTGTCGCGCCTGCTCAACAAGCCGGAATCCGTGAGTTCGGACACGGCCGGCAAGATCAACGAGGCCATCGCCGCTTTGGGCTTTCGTCCCAACTTCAACGGCCGCAACCTGCGTGCAGGGCGCTCGCGCACCGTTGGTGTCGTCGTACCGACCTTGTCCAACACGGTCTTTGCGCAGTGCTTGCAAGGCATTGAGCTGGCGGCGCGCTCGCTGGATTACTCGGTGATGTTCACCGCCACCGAATATCGCCAGGAAGACGAGGCCGCCGCCGTCGACCTGCTGCTGAGCCACCGCGTCGACGGCGTAATTTTGACGGTGGCCGACGCCAGCGCCAGTACGACGCTGGATGTGCTCGACAGCGAAGGCATTCCTTATGTATTGACCTACAACCAGCCGCAGCAGGCCTCTCGCCTGTCGGTCTCGGTTGACAATCGCGCTGCCGCGCACGACGCAGTGGCACATTTGATTGCGTTGGGTCATACACGCATCCAGATGTTGTCCGGCTACTTTCATGCATCCGACCGCGCGATCCAGCGTTATCACGGCTACGTCGACGCCATGCGCGAACATGGCCTGACGCCGCTGACGCCGATCGAAGTGCCTCGTCACACCGGTCTCGGCGTTGATCATCTGCAGTCCTTTGCCGACCCGCGGCAGCGGCCGAGCGCCTTGTTCTGTTCGAATGATTTGCTGGCTTTTGCAGCCATGCGCGACTTGCGTGCGCTAGGTTTGCGCGTGCCGCAGGATATTTCCGTCATGGGTTTCGACGGCATCCCGCTGGGCGAAATGATGTCTCCCGTGCTGGCCAGCGCCGTGCAGCCATCGGAACAGATCGGCGAGGTCGCGCTGCGTACGCTGGTGGCGGCAATCGAACAGGGCAGTCCTGATGGCGCCGGTCAGCCTGCTTCCAGCATTCTCGCGCACGCTATCCGTCATGGCGGATCGGCGCAAATGTTTGTCCCTTGA
- the leuS gene encoding leucine--tRNA ligase, translating to MQDKYSPAEVEQSAQQHWIATDAYKTVEHAKDKNGRDKKKFYACSMLPYPSGKLHMGHVRNYTINDVMYRYLRMSGYNVLMPMGWDAFGMPAENAAMANGVPPAQWTYSNIEYMKKQMASMGLAIDWSREMTACSPEYYKWNQWMFLKMLEKGIIYKKTGTVNWDPIDQTVLANEQVIDGKGWRSGAVIEKREIPMYYAKITDYADELLEHVETKLPGWPERVRLMQANWIGKSTGVRFAFPHDIKDDGQLINDGKLWVFTTRADTVMGVTFCAVAPEHALATFAAKNNPALQDFIAECKKGSVIEADMATMEKKGMPTGMFVTHPLTGAQVEVWVGNYVLITYGDGAVMGVPAHDERDFAFAKKYNLAIRQVVAVEGKTYSTDAWEEWYGDKESGKTVDSGKYDGLGYQAAVDAVAADLTAKGLGEKKVTFRLRDWGISRQRYWGTPIPIIHCGDCGDVPVPEKDLPVVLPEDCVPDGSGNPLNKHEKFLHVDCPKCGKPARRETDTMDTFVDSSWYYMRYTSPQSNDAMVDSRNDYWMPMDQYIGGIEHAVLHLLYARFWTKVMRDFGLVKFDEPFTNLLTQGMVLNETYYREDAAGKKTWINPADVELTHDDKGRPVTAILKEDGQPVIIGGTEKMSKSKNNGIDPQAQIDQYGADTARLFTMFASPPEQTLEWSGTGVEGANRFLRRVWAFAYNNAARIEGTGAVDASQLTDALKTLRREVHKILQQADHDLKRIQYNTVVSACMKMLNTLEAAKLEDSPAANAVLAECTSIFLRILNPITPHITHALWQELGFAKQQGDILDAEWPQVDAAALEQSEIEMMIQVNGKLRGSITVAKNADKAAIEALALANESVQKFLTGAPKKVIVVPGKLINIVA from the coding sequence ATGCAAGATAAATATAGCCCCGCAGAAGTAGAACAATCCGCGCAGCAGCACTGGATCGCGACCGACGCTTACAAAACCGTCGAACACGCGAAAGACAAGAATGGCCGCGACAAGAAGAAGTTCTACGCCTGTTCAATGCTGCCCTACCCATCGGGCAAGCTGCACATGGGCCACGTGCGCAATTACACGATCAATGACGTGATGTATCGCTACCTGCGCATGAGCGGCTACAACGTGCTCATGCCGATGGGCTGGGATGCGTTCGGCATGCCAGCTGAAAACGCAGCGATGGCCAACGGCGTGCCGCCGGCGCAATGGACTTACTCGAACATCGAGTACATGAAGAAGCAGATGGCCTCCATGGGTCTGGCGATCGACTGGTCGCGCGAGATGACGGCCTGCTCGCCTGAATACTACAAGTGGAACCAATGGATGTTCCTGAAGATGCTTGAGAAAGGCATCATCTACAAGAAGACCGGCACCGTGAACTGGGATCCGATCGACCAGACCGTGCTGGCCAACGAACAAGTCATCGACGGCAAGGGCTGGCGCTCGGGCGCAGTCATCGAGAAACGTGAAATTCCGATGTACTACGCCAAGATCACCGACTACGCCGACGAGCTGCTGGAACACGTCGAAACCAAGCTGCCGGGCTGGCCCGAGCGCGTGCGCCTGATGCAGGCCAACTGGATCGGCAAGTCGACCGGTGTGCGTTTTGCTTTCCCGCACGATATCAAGGACGACGGTCAGCTCATCAACGACGGCAAACTGTGGGTCTTCACCACACGCGCTGACACCGTGATGGGCGTGACCTTCTGCGCCGTCGCGCCGGAACATGCACTGGCGACCTTCGCCGCCAAGAACAATCCTGCGCTGCAAGACTTCATCGCTGAATGCAAAAAGGGCAGCGTCATCGAAGCCGATATGGCAACGATGGAAAAGAAGGGCATGCCGACCGGCATGTTCGTCACGCATCCGCTGACCGGCGCACAAGTCGAAGTATGGGTCGGCAACTACGTGCTGATCACCTACGGTGACGGCGCCGTGATGGGCGTGCCTGCACATGACGAGCGGGATTTCGCTTTCGCAAAAAAATACAATCTGGCGATCAGGCAGGTCGTGGCCGTTGAAGGCAAGACATACTCCACCGACGCGTGGGAAGAATGGTACGGCGACAAGGAAAGCGGCAAGACCGTCGACTCCGGCAAATACGACGGCCTCGGCTATCAGGCTGCGGTTGATGCGGTTGCGGCTGATCTGACCGCCAAGGGTCTGGGCGAAAAGAAAGTCACCTTCCGTCTGCGTGACTGGGGTATCTCACGCCAGCGCTACTGGGGTACGCCAATTCCGATCATCCACTGCGGCGATTGCGGCGACGTACCCGTGCCTGAGAAAGACCTGCCGGTCGTTCTGCCGGAAGACTGCGTGCCGGACGGCAGCGGCAACCCGCTCAACAAGCATGAAAAATTCCTGCACGTGGATTGCCCGAAATGCGGCAAACCTGCACGCCGCGAAACCGACACGATGGATACCTTCGTCGACTCGTCGTGGTACTACATGCGCTATACGTCGCCACAGAGCAATGATGCGATGGTCGACTCGCGCAACGATTACTGGATGCCGATGGACCAGTACATCGGCGGTATCGAACATGCTGTATTGCACTTGCTGTACGCCCGCTTCTGGACCAAGGTCATGCGCGACTTCGGTCTGGTGAAGTTCGACGAGCCGTTCACCAACCTGCTCACGCAAGGCATGGTGCTCAACGAGACTTACTATCGCGAAGACGCCGCCGGCAAGAAGACCTGGATCAATCCTGCCGACGTCGAACTGACGCACGACGACAAGGGCCGCCCGGTCACCGCCATCCTCAAAGAAGACGGCCAGCCGGTCATCATCGGCGGCACCGAAAAGATGTCGAAGTCGAAGAACAACGGTATCGATCCGCAAGCACAGATCGACCAGTACGGCGCCGACACCGCGCGTCTGTTCACCATGTTTGCGTCGCCACCGGAACAGACGCTGGAATGGTCGGGTACCGGCGTTGAAGGCGCCAACCGCTTCCTGCGCCGCGTGTGGGCGTTCGCATACAACAACGCTGCGCGCATTGAAGGCACCGGCGCTGTGGATGCATCGCAACTGACCGACGCGCTCAAGACGCTGCGCCGCGAAGTACACAAGATCCTGCAACAAGCCGATCACGACCTGAAGCGTATTCAGTACAACACCGTGGTGTCGGCCTGCATGAAGATGCTCAACACGCTAGAAGCCGCCAAGCTGGAAGACAGCCCGGCCGCCAACGCGGTGCTGGCAGAATGCACATCGATCTTCCTGCGTATCCTCAATCCGATCACGCCACACATTACCCACGCGCTGTGGCAGGAACTGGGCTTCGCCAAGCAACAAGGCGATATCCTCGATGCCGAGTGGCCGCAAGTCGACGCCGCTGCGCTGGAGCAAAGCGAGATCGAAATGATGATTCAGGTCAACGGCAAACTGCGCGGCAGCATCACCGTCGCCAAGAACGCCGACAAGGCCGCCATCGAAGCGCTGGCACTGGCCAACGAAAGCGTGCAGAAATTCCTGACCGGCGCACCGAAGAAAGTGATCGTCGTGCCGGGCAAGCTGATCAACATCGTTGCCTGA
- the lptE gene encoding LPS assembly lipoprotein LptE, giving the protein MPFQLHRRKALQWFLMLLAAVMLSACGFHMRGPAQLPFKSIYVGFSGNSSLGTELKRYIRASGVEVTDKATEAEAILQVLADTREKKILSLNTNGQVREYSLYQRFSFQVKDQAGKVLIAPASIVLKRDITYDANQELAKQAEEVLLYRDMQTDLVQQILRRLSATKTNVDETVQE; this is encoded by the coding sequence ATGCCATTTCAACTTCACCGACGCAAAGCACTGCAATGGTTCCTGATGCTGCTGGCAGCGGTCATGCTCAGCGCCTGCGGCTTCCACATGCGCGGACCGGCGCAGCTGCCGTTCAAGTCGATTTACGTCGGCTTTTCCGGTAACTCGTCTCTGGGCACCGAGCTGAAGCGATACATCCGCGCCAGCGGCGTGGAGGTCACGGACAAAGCCACCGAAGCGGAAGCGATCCTGCAAGTCTTGGCTGACACGCGCGAGAAAAAGATCCTGTCGCTGAACACCAACGGCCAGGTGCGCGAATACAGCCTGTATCAACGCTTCAGCTTCCAGGTCAAAGACCAGGCCGGCAAGGTGCTGATTGCGCCGGCATCGATCGTCCTCAAGCGCGACATCACCTATGACGCTAACCAGGAACTGGCGAAGCAGGCAGAAGAAGTGCTGCTGTACCGCGACATGCAAACCGATCTGGTGCAACAGATCCTGCGCCGCCTGTCCGCGACCAAGACCAACGTCGACGAAACTGTTCAGGAATAA